One window of the Kwoniella dejecticola CBS 10117 chromosome 3, complete sequence genome contains the following:
- a CDS encoding 60S ribosomal eL38 domain-containing protein, with product MEETVAEQVIPSDAGLRLARSPGDKLNTDQTWIGGEIAVVLGRRPQQVRDIKKFLEIARRKDATLARIKKTALKTPTSASLKTKAAKKAPTHVTKFKIRCSRYLYTLVLDDAEKAEKLKQSLPPGLKVEDISNKAPKKK from the exons ATGGAGGAAACCGTAGCCGAACAGGTCATACCATCAGACGCTGGACTTAGACTTGCAAGGAGCCCTGGCGATAAATTGAATACGGATCAGACCTGGATTGGAGGAGAAATAGCGGTAGTTTTAGGACGTAGG CCTCAACAAGTCCGAGACATCAAAAAGTTCCTCGAGATCGCTCGACGAAAGGACGCTACCC TTGCCCGAATCAAGAAGACAGCCCTCAAAACCCCTACTTCCGCCTCCCTCAAGACCAAagccgccaagaaggctcCTACCCACGTCACAAAGTTCAAGATCAGATGTTCTCGATACCTCTACACCTTGGTCCTTGACGATGCTGAGAAGGCCGAGAAGTTGAAGCAATCCCTTCCCCCTG GATTGAAGGTTGAGGACATCTCCAACAAAGCTCCCAAGAAGAAATAG